From Aricia agestis chromosome 1, ilAriAges1.1, whole genome shotgun sequence:
gttgtgtttccaaaaaatatcagtgtactgtcaagtgtgacataaatcaaaatatcgtaaacctaagcgatcattggcctaagcgattacaccagtacactggtaatagtttaggaacacgctgacataataaaaatttgtcaaactgaaacttgacaactgaaagagttttggcggccatgtcactttcaaacttcttctactttttattgttggtgtggtttttataattttttcccaaattgtggtttttgggtttttgatattcattattggtaaaatattagccattaaatatctgttatcttgcacaagtgcaggtaagatgttgtcaaaaccaaaatgtataattcctgtgacttttggtgtgaatatcagtaaatagggctatttcttccgtgaattttagctaaaacatcgttataataactttattatcctattcattggaatattattgcgtctttttcaagttgaaatgtatcaagttttacattcttttgcccccgatagttgtctacccatacgccatctagttactaaaatggaaactgtttgacaatcaaattaaaaataccgtagtataggaaaatccctcattccccgcgttccagatgaggttaaaaacgctcacgctcaagaccgtagtttttcccgttccagtagcatgtgagcgtcagtgatacaaacccaagtggaacggattatggagcgttttgagaaaattttaaaaaaagaactataattttttttatacataagtacttacattgaacagaacttggatattcatccttttcttcaaatcgtaaataaaagtaattgtttatacttagttacatttattttacaaataaaatacataatataatatttgtttcgtttttagtattacattttttttactgaagtaatcatattttttttatatagttaaacttttattttatttcagtttccacattgaatcatattttaatattaaaaccaaatactttgaatattgactattgtcacataaacgttaggtaacaataccgcgtaatgctaagtcaagtacgagtaagtcaacaggtacaGGAGAAATgaaaattagtaataaattttataagaaatcatttgacctttcatttaaaacaatttcttttccaatcaaaatattttattaaatgttatttaatataatatgtatttcaattaaaatattatttgtaatgaaataatatgaagcttttttgtctctactctctcttcaaaactttccgaacatggctttcgcgatatattacattaaaatttaaaaaaattactagaacgtccactttgacccatcttcgtcgagggtcgttttgagcgaaaatgatgacgtcatgagtgacgtcatagctgcgatcaaaacgaccgcggtcgtcaaatggaacggcagaaggggacgttttgagcgttttggtcaaaattaacgtcttctggaacgcagccattgTGTATGAACTAAGGAAAGGAAGTagaatgaaaaaataatattgtctttcaaagttcaaacttcaaacttcaaagtgACATTTCTCTTATCAACAAAATTTTCGGTGTTTTCTCTTGaaagttgaaataaaatttatcaaaaattcagatttttaatcagttttatttttagttctgTGATAGTTAAGTTCGTGGCTCATTTCTTTTGTCGATTTGCTGAAATTCCAAATAATTCGCctctttaaaattttattttatcaataaaaatatataattaacctTTGCACTTCAAAAATttcttttcaataaaaatattataatggcagCGGTTATTCCATCAGTATCAAAGCTTTCTAGTCGTATAATTAGGATATTAGGTTGCAACCCTGGTCCAATGACCTTACAAGGCACCAACACATATTTAATTGGCACAGGCAAAAAGTGAATATCCTTttcatctcaatacattttagtGTATCGGCGGATTGTTAATCGCAATTCAAAAATGTTACAGTCGGATCTTACTAGACACTGGGGATAAAAATATTAGTGAATACCAAAAAAACCTTTTAGAAGTAGTGAAGTCGGAACAAGTAAATATAGAGCATATAGTAGTTACCCACTGGCATCATGACCACATAGGTGGTGTGGAAGATATTTATGGAAGTATTGCAAGTGTGTATTAAAATCATCACTGAGTCATACGAAGTGTCCACAAAACATAGAATGAAGTATTTAGTTTATTGCAACTTGTGATGCAAGGTAAAACCTTGCATCACAAGTTGCAACCGTTTATTACTCATAAGGTGGTGGTTATACTAGGAAATTACATTAAGTAGTTTGTATTATAGTTGCTGTGTTGTGAAAGTGTAGGCAATAACCTTATGCTTTCAGAGCAACCCAAAGTTTGGAAACACAGGAGAGATGTTCTCGACAGTCAAGACGATGATCTGCCAAAGTCTTACACATTGAATTGGCTGAATGACGGGCAAGAAATAAAGGTGGAAGGAGCCACTGTAAAAATACACCACACCCCAGGACACACAACTGATCATGTCGTTTTAACATTACTTGAAGATAATATACTGTTCAGTGGTGATTGTATATTGGGTGAGGGTACAGCAGTTTTTGAGGATTTGTACACATACATGAAGAGTCTACAGAGGATATTAGATCTAAAACCAAGTATTATTTACCCGGGACATGGCAATATTGTTGAGGTTTGTTCAATATCTGTTACtaaatttttcataaattacACAGtacattatttcatttaaatatattattaccagTAATTATTCTTGTCTTTATTTTCAGGATCCAATTACTAAAATTGGATACTACATAGCACATCGCAATCAAAGGGAGAGCCAAATACTAGAAGCTCTTAAAGAACATAGCGATAAACAGTTGAATGAAATTGACttggttaaaataatttacacagAAACTCCAGAACACTTGTGGCCTGCGGCCGCTTACAATGTAAACCATCATTTGACTAAACTCACCAAAGAAAACAAGAtcaaatttataaataaagatGGAGAAAAAATGTGGCAATATCTTAGTTCAAGAAGCAATCTGTGAGGATGATGAGCTGGGAAATGTTGCTGGGAAGCACAaccaaaaacatatttattgcAGAAATAATAGGTGATcgtattatattaatgtaaataACACATGTttgtcattaaaattatatttcatgtTTTATATTTCTATATCTTCTTTACCCGTACAAAGGTCCATACTTCTGATttcattatcaaaatattattatggtcaaGTTgtgatataaattaattttgatttgtaTGTTGTTTAAATTCATACATATTTCAATTTACAATATAACAATTAACAGCAGtacttgaaataataaaatatattatgcaattAAGAACTCAGATTAATATTACATCTAGTAATCAAAAGACGATTAATCTGCTGTATATTCATATATtcttaattcattttaaaattaaaatatgcaattcattAAAACTTGTAAAATCCTCCTAGTGATGATAGTTGCTGGCTTGATACGTGTACTGGTCAATGAAGGAGAGGAGATAATCCTTGGTCACCGGATGTCTTATACTCTCCCATACAGCTGAAAAAAGAGATAAATCTATAATGATCTGTAGACACTAATTTACAACTATGTTTGTCCAATCCATTGCTACCAAGAACCAGACAAGAGAAAATAATACCTGTACATGTTATACGTAGTTCTCTATTAcattacaaacataatatttatatatacatCTTTCCTTCAGTTTTAAACAGTTTAAACTTTTAAGTTAATTTGAATGAATAATAACACACAACCCGCAGTTTGATAGTGCAGTATGGACACTGatgcctttttttttaatgaaataagggggcaaaagagcaaacgggtcacctgatggaaagcaacttccgtcgcccatggacactcgcagcatcagaaaagctgcaggtgcgttgccggccttttaagagggaatagggtaatatagggggggtagggatgggaagggtaaggaagggaatagggtaggggattgggcctccggtttatgcctgttttcaccaacggtctcctaatgctaagtgttccctagcaatctttgcgggtcaagtatctcttaaaacaaacacatttaaaaaaaaaagtaatgttttgcaaaagttcttacgccttaaggacgaacgtgacacacaaaaaatcgtgaaatcttgaaggatatgtacccttaatggccacTAGGGgaccaattttattatttagctacACAATATTATTCAACTTTATTCTGTCAGATGTGTATTGTTACAGCCCATCTAGCCGAGAACTAATTaccaaattataaaataacagaaaCTTACCCATAGCCGTTTCATATTTGTTGGGATAGGACTTGTCCGTCCGTTCCCTCATGAACTTCCACTGTCCGTTCTCGTACTTGCACTCGACGATCTTGTTGTCGTACGGTCGCAGCGCCTTCGTGCTTTTCATAGCAGCGAATGGTTTGTCAAACCCGTTCACGTATAGATACCCTAATTTCTCTGGTAACATTCTGTAAAAAGTGTTAacagtatattttatagttgtctgcatctcatttattagttacatttttttttttagatttaagaGACACTTTGCTGAGATTAAGAGCGAGTATACATTGGGCGTTTTTAAATGCGCGCGGCGTTTTTAAGAACCCGGATTATATTGAAGCGTACACATGCAAGCGTGCGTTACTGGGCACACATTTTTTCGTTCGAACGCGCGTTGTTAGGGCGTCTGCTGCGCGCTTGGAGATACATGAGCGGCCTTTTTGTTGTACATTTGTGTGTAGAGTGGACGCATGTTACAAAAATGGAGATCTTACATTTTGATACTGATTTCTTTATAGATGAAATCCAAAAACAACCAGGTATTTGGGATATGGAATGTCCCGATTAtaagaactagagatcgcccaatggtcgaaattcggccttagtttcaacgactaCTTTAGGATTAGggattaggactactacctatattttgtaataaataacttcatcatattttttcaactcttgtctctgggactctgctgatctcagactggccgtgtaagcattgtctaatagtatttaagattcaataaaaaaaaactataatccattttcaatttgtcaccttgttgtcaacagacttcaacggtttatttatggttgaacttcaaccataaataaaagagtataaatctgtcatttttcctattgtgtgtgttgtagtgtgtgtaatgttttatttgttaaaaaacgtAATTGGTAGAAGGAGGATATCAGCCTTTATAATACCCAGTACATAGTTCATCAAATTGTAAAGacattctaaaataaaatttaaagaacTTAGACCCGTATTGTGTTAATTTGGGATACAATGTTAGAAACATTTCATGCGTCCATGAGTATTGGGTGCACCCAATATTCTCTTCGCCTTTGTCGTCGTCTTTTGTAACGACGGTAGAGGAGCCACACCCAACAATCTCTTCGACGTCAATTTTCATACTGAGCCAAAAGTATATTCGGCCTATTAACGCTCGTCCAACGCCGTGCTAAGCGCTGTGTAATGTGTAGGTATGTACGCGATCAACGCGCGCTCAACGCTACGCCGAGCGCCCAATGTGTACCCCTGCTCTAAAACGTGTAGGTAACTTTTCTCACTGATAGTTATAGAATTCTTCCTAAACTAATTTTTcacattatgtttattattattaaactttttgtGACCCTAAACACGAAACAAGAAGTGGTTTAGACTGTAGTTAGGTATATGAATATGGCATACCCTTCCTTTTTAATTTCAACTATCTTCAGTAGAAAATCTATGCTGTTCATGTCAGGCGGCTTCCACTTGAGGACTTGGTCGCAGGCGCCTGCGATATACGGCTGAAACATAAaatgataatttaatttttattaaatgatcgAGAAAATAAGCAGATGCCCTGCTACACGCGGAGGAGCGGGGACGATGTATTTTgcctgttttttatttatttcatctcCCTAACGTGATCAGCGggaaatggtcacatttagcaattcctctcaatcaattcagcaaatgaattgtcaaaactgtcaaaccgacaaatgtcaaattagtacaaattacaaGACATGAATTTCAACAATTTGTCGTCTTAGACTGGGCATTGCTGTTCACCAGTTTTTCTCGCTAAAATTCGGATTAGGGATAATTCTCTTTGTGAGTGTGGTTTAGATGAGGGTACCTTAGATCACATCTTCTTTTGCTTTCCTAGAAACCAATCATCCCTATATGACTGTCTTCCCAATTTCATCCCTCGtcctatcaattttaaatcGGTTTTAAGTTATGTAAATACCCCTTTTATTGAGATTTTGTGTACATATATACATGTtaacaatattaaattgtgATGTCTTTACTAacacttgtttttgttttaggtgAATCAACTTGTAAATATGtactaatatacttaattaattaaccaTACCCTTGTTGCTTCACCAGACCTACAAGTCTATCTGTCAatacactctgacattggcaatccACGAAACTGCCATTaatgaagaagaagaagaagacatgaattgcaagcagacttgcattttgggatttttaaaaaatgaatcatattatgattcaaagcgaccattttagccccgcagtgctTGTTATTTTCATACATCATGGCgtcaatattttcttttacaatAGTATACTAACTAATGAATAATGATCTACTGACAAGTGATTTATTATTTTGGTACAGTGTCAAACTGTTTCATTCACAATAAATTTCCAACTTGTAaaatatcaatttaaataagtacaaattccaaataataaaaagtcaaattaaatacaatacaataaaatagCAAATTCAAATTATAAACTGTCAAGATTAGAATACAGCAAAATAAAAACACGGCACAACGTTGAGCTAACCTATTATCAcattaaaatatcacaattccTTTTATTTGCCACAACCACAATGTTGTTACAAAATGAGAGGAATGAGTCCCTCTTTTTTTCCCCGGATATAGTGGATACTCTACCTGTTTTAAGGACAACGGTACTCACATCCTTGGATGGCTGGAATATGAGTCCATCTGGCTCGTGGGCCAGCGTGCGCGTGAACCGCTCCGACAGCAACTGATGCGCGAGACTCACGTCCCAGAACTGTTTCAGGGCAACACGGAACGGCTCCTCTTCCTTCTTGATCGTGCCATTTATTATGGCATTGTCCCtgcaattatttttctttattttttttcttttctagtAGCTTTTCGAGTTTCGAGTGAACCGAccaaaaatcaaacaatttgccactttatgacctaggctaggtttcattttctactaaCATTGGTccagcgacccatgccgccgctgcttggcggacccatggcgtagagcaaaatggaACCTACAGCGTTGATCATAAAGAAgcattttgtttgtttctttgtcaTTCGCGATTGCTTGCGGCAAGGTAAGAAAATGAAAGAGCAAATCCGtcgatgttaaaaaaatatattatatactagtcaaaacaaaataagggCCACGCGTCTTTTTTGTCGTTGGAAGCGATTACTTTCTTTTAATGCATTGTTTAAGTGGCTGACGGTTTATGATTGTGTTAGCACACGTGTTAGCAAAGATTTCTTAAGTACCCCacttggatatttttttgaaatggATAGTTTTGGACACTTTATTGTAACCACATGACTCTACCTGATTTTAAGACAGATTTTAAACTCATTTCAAATAAAGATTTCGTCAGGGGCagttaaagttttgttttactACTGCCTTAATTATCATTTTGAGGACATCATGCAGAGAATTCGACGACATATGGACTTAGCAACCGTATCTAGGGCCGTAACATTACTGCAAGAAGGCCATTCACAGCGTTCTGTGGCGTTGCAGCTCGGTTTTTCTCGGCGAGCGATTCAAAATGCTTGGAATCGATTTCAAGAGACTGGGGCACTAACCAGAAGACGGGGATCTGGTAGAGTAAGAGCAACCACCGCACAGGAGGACCGCTACGTGCGCTTGACGGCCCGTAGAGAGCGCGCCAGCACAGCCCGCTCTATACAAAACCGTCTGCGGCAGGCGACGGGAACCAGCGTCAGTGACCAAACGATTAGAAATCGGTTACACGAGGACCAGCAGTTCTCCAGAAGACGATTAGTACGAATTCCCTTAACGAGTGCTCATCGGGCAAACCGATTATCGTTTGCCAGGCGGCATCTCGTATGGAATATGAGTGATTGGAGCAGAGTATTGTTCACTGACGAGTGCAAAGTGAAATTTTGTAGTGATGATCGTCGCATTAGAGTCTGGAGACGTGAAGGAGAGCGATTTTCCAATGCCTGCATACATGAAAGTGATAGATTTGGGGGTCCTAACGTTATGGTGTGGGGAGGAATCTCTATGTCTGGCAGAACCGAGCTAGTGATTCTCAGTGGAGGTACGATAACGGCTCAGCGATACATCGAGGAGGTCATAGGACCCTACGTGGCCCCATATGCACACAGAGTTGGCGCAGGATTCCACCTAATGCACGACAATGCTCGCGCACACACAGCTAGAGCCACCAGGGAAGCCCTAGAGTCCGCTGGTATACAGGTCTTGCCCTGGCCTGCGAACAGTCCGGACCTGAATCCCATCGAGCACATGTGGGACATCTTAAAACGAAAGGTCCGAAGCACTGACCAACCCGTCCACAATGAGAGACAGCTGATCGACATGCTGAAAAGAAGCTGGGAAGAAATTCCGCAAGAAACAATTGTTCACCTTGTGGAGAGTGTACCTACAAGACTGGAAGAGTGCATTAGAAAACGAGGAGGCCATaccagatattaaaaaaaaaaaatgaacacctttttatttttttagctaTTCAGTTATTTCTTTCTCTATAATTTTCCCTCAATATTTGATTTTTCGGTAtaagatgttttaaaatatttttttaatcttttttttcattaatttaagattaattaatttaaaattaattaatatatctaatttattcattaatttatcCTGTAATCGCATAAATTCTTGAGGGCACTTAAAAAACGTGGTGGCCcttatttttttaggttttgacTAGTATACCTATTTGAAAACAACTGATATAAAACCCTAATTCGTATcaagaatgcaaaatatttttttagggttccgtacccaaagggtaaaaacgggacggtctccaggctgtaactcaagaaccgctatagctagacttatggcatttttacagattgtgtatacttatctgttgccgctataacaacaaatactaaaaacgtgtttttttttttgctttttaggtaggcacttaaaattttcaaaaatgcctTAATTGGGTatttcaacaattttttttttgataaatggaaaggtcataatattatataagtaagttttataacaaaacattttttttttcgcaattattcaaaagttatttcaaaataaaaattggaAGACACGCCGACAACTCCGGCACTAACCCGAGCGCGTGTGACGTCATAATGGTTTTTTCACCACAGATCAATAAAACCAGTAGTACTAACATAGGTACCACGAATTGTTTAACAAACGAATGTTTTTAATGGATGCGTACATCTAAACCCAAAgccttaaatttatttaaactgaTAACCAAACACACCTTCAGTATTTAAAATAGAGTTTGTTTTACAATAAACAAAACGGGCACTTAAAACATTTCTTATTTCGAGTCATAGGAGCATCAGTTTATTGTGGATTTACTAAAAAGTTTAGCTACGTACATGGCATATTATAGTTAGAGCAAACAATATTTTACtcgacctatattcaatttcattgaacaaatgcatatttctagtagaacttggcctaagaaaccgtatttcacccttatcatcaaataaaagcttatgataaATAAGGTcgttttgaaaatatgattttatgtaaataggatttgtactgacgaaaacgcttttgcggtacttccgatttggatgtggcGTCATCATacttgtaatttaatatcttttatttatcgcgctcgttatatgtaagtttatttgttcataaataataagaataagcctagaaagatttgtaaaatatattttcttgaataattcaaataaaacaccagttttatatattactagctgtgccccgcggtattacccgcggtttaagtgacatatcataaaagactatgaaaagtaccaataatagtgTCAAAATGGGACGACACTGTGATGATTAAGATGgaggtaatttgcatagtagcatatgctttccgctcttaaaacaacgtcgaaactcccaaacttgtatctataaagagtcaggagttctctcagcatctcccgaaccatggtataccttggtgcaaaatcttacttgttggtagcatatgcttagaaattctaagcatatgctaccaacaagtgtgtttcgccgagtgagtgagtttaccggaggcccaatcccctaccctattcccttccctaccctcccctattaccctattccctcttaaaaggccggcaacgcacctgcagctcttctgatgctgcgagtgtccatgggcgacggaagttgctttccatcaggtgacccgtttgctcgtttgcccccttatttcattaaaaaaaacaggggCAGAACTTGGCaaacaggaaaaatatttttttatattgtaggATAAGCATTTAAAGCTGTTTATATTGGTATccttattatttaagtattgcAAAGTTTCTaagggggggtattacattatcatttatattggatcatttctatgatcatatataggatccaatatatttGATcttcatattacattatcatatttcattgatcctattttacgtcatatgtggtttcaatagccaatggagagcgctaacgctgacaggtattaacgtcagggttactagatctcagagaattcgatttgtcaaaagacatcgtcatttttaatatggcttgttttttgttatttcagcaagattatccaagtaattagaaaaataattacattacattatttgaaacatattaacgaagaagaaattaaaaactcttttttatattaaataactggcaacacctatttctatgaccgtattggatccaatagggatgtcgaaaatgaaagaaaatatcgatatatcgatacatcgatatttaaaaaaaatatcaatatcggtctcgatatatcgcgaaaatatcgatatatcggtcaaatttttcgaccaatttgctttttttta
This genomic window contains:
- the LOC121725923 gene encoding beta-lactamase-like protein 2 homolog, whose product is MAAVIPSVSKLSSRIIRILGCNPGPMTLQGTNTYLIGTGKNRILLDTGDKNISEYQKNLLEVVKSEQVNIEHIVVTHWHHDHIGGVEDIYGSIAKQPKVWKHRRDVLDSQDDDLPKSYTLNWLNDGQEIKVEGATVKIHHTPGHTTDHVVLTLLEDNILFSGDCILGEGTAVFEDLYTYMKSLQRILDLKPSIIYPGHGNIVEDPITKIGYYIAHRNQRESQILEALKEHSDKQLNEIDLVKIIYTETPEHLWPAAAYNVNHHLTKLTKENKIKFINKDGEKMWQYLSSRSNL